The genomic DNA TGGGGCTGAGGGATGGAGCGGGTGGAGAAGGGACTTAATGATCTGTGGTTCTAGAGGTCCCTAGTGGCACCTATGTTCCCATTTGGGCCCTGGTCGTAgttagcgcactatatagggtgcaAGTTGAGACGCACCCAGACTGTTGGGAAACCCTCCCTTCACCCCAGCCTGCCATTAGTGGTCAGCTCAGAGAGAGCAGCACAGCCACATAAAACAGTCTCTGAGTGCCATTAATTAACAAGGATAgagtgatggatggatggacggaggagaggaagagatctTTATCACTAATGGTTCTCTTGGCTTCTACTCAGATGCATCTCAGAAACTTGTTCTTTTGACTTGATTTAGAATTGAATTTTAATTGGGGAAAGGGAGGGTTAGCCTAGTATCCTGTATCATTTATTTTGTTTgcaccccccctctttctctctctgcttctgtccctctccttctgtccctctccttctctccctctccctctctctcctctctcgatcggctcttgcttctctctctcctctctcatcctcctctctctcctgctctgggCTGTTCCTCTCTCNNNNNNNNNNNNNNNNNNNNNNNNNNNNNNNNNNNNNNNNNNNNNNNNNNNNNNNNNNNNNNNNNNNNNNNNNNNNNNNNNNNNNNNNNNNNNNNNNNNNATAACCCCATGTTGTCTCTTCTCTACAGGAGCTGTGTGATAACCCCATGTTGTCTCTTCTCTACAGGAGTTGTGTGATAACCCAAGTTGTTTGTGAATGGTATCAGTGCTCATGACCTCCTCCAGGGCCAGCTGGGGAACTGTTGGTTCGTAGCTGCATGCTCCTCCCTGGCATCCAGAGAAGCTCTGTGGCAAAAGGTAAGACTCCCTGGCCGTGTGCATGTAGTGTGTTTGTTTGCCTTGGGTGTGtgacaagcatgcacacacacacacacacactcacacggaaTGACTTGGAGTTTATTATCATTTCCGACTCCTATTTGGAGGAGTGGCTTGTttttgtgttcgtgtgtgtgtggtggtgtggccCTTCTGAGATggcagtgtgtgtttttgtgttcgtgtgtgtggtggtgtggccCTTCTGAGATggcagtgtgtgtttttgtgttcgtgtgtgtggtggtgtggccCTTCTGAGATggcagtgtgtgtttttgtgttcgtgtgtgtggtggtgtggccCTTCTGAGATGGCAGTGTGTGTTTTTTCCACTGAGTTCACAGTGAATCATTAGCATTAGTCCCACTGGTCTCAACTTTTTGTGTTCAACTTTCCACCACTTTCCACCAGCCTCTTACCCTTGGCTCCATACCCCTGGCTCCATACCCCTGGCTCCATACCCCTGGCTCCATACCCCTGGCTCCATACCCCTGGCTCCATACCCCTGGCTCCATACCCCTGGCTCCTTACCCCTGGCTCCTTACCCCTGGCTCCTTACCCCTGGCTCCTTACCCCTGGCTCCATACCCCTCGCTCCTTACCCCTCGCTCCATACCCCTGGCTCCTTACTCTTAGTTCCTTACCCCTGGCTCCATACCCCTGGCTCCATACCCCTGGCTCCATACCCCTGGCTCCATACCCCTGGCTCCATACCCCTGGCTCCATACCCTTGGCTCCTTACCCCTCGCTCCATACCCCTGGCTCCTTACCCTTAGTTCCTTACCCTTAGTTCCTTACCCTTAGCTCCTTACCCCTGGCTCCTTACCCCTGGCTCCTTACTCCTGGCTCCTTACCCCTGGCTCCTTACTCCTGGCTCCTTACTCCTGGCTCCTTACCCCTCGCTCCTTACCCTTAACTCCTTACCTCTCGCTCCATACCCCTGGCTCCATACCCCTGGCTCCTTACCCCTGGCTCCTTACCCCTGGCTCCTTACCCCTGGCTCCTTACCCCTGGCTCCTTACCCCTGGCTCCATACCCCTGGCTCCGTAGTTCCTTACCCCTCGCTCCGTACCCCTCGCTCCGTACCCCTCGCTCCATACCCCTCGCTCCATACCCCTCGCTCCTTACCCCTGGCTCCTTACCCCTGGCTCCTTACCCTTACCCCTGGCTCCATACCCCTGGCTCCATACCCCTGGCTCCTAGTGTGAAGGACGTCACTGTGTTGCTAACAGGTTCACCTTCTCCATTGTCCGTGCAATGGCTCAAAATAGCAGTCCTTTGCTTCACAAGCACACATGGCTGCCCTGCTTGACAATGAAAAGGTACCAATTGGGCAGCGCCATTGGCGATATTTCAAGCTGTGGACTGATGTTACTGGCATGATATAACTCCGAACCCCTGTCTCACTAAACCATCACATTAAAGAGAGGGCTCTGATCTTTCATCTGAAACAACTGAGCAGGTTTATTATGTTTCTCCATTTCCTGAACAACAGAGGGTCTGTCACTGAGACAACAGCTGCTGTTGGGTTGGAGAGCGTATTTCACCCCAGAGACAGAGCTGGCAGGAGAGCGCTAAACACACCGGTCTGATGAAGACTTCTAAGCATTTTCTGTTCATTTCCCGGATGATTCAACATGTTGAAGTGCGACTGTTAGTCGACAACCAGAAGGTGATCTACTGCACACAACCAACGTTCATTATGGTGCGTCTTCCAGGCTCTCTGGAGAAAGCTCTGTCCTCGAGCTGGGACTGTTGACCAACCTAGTGTCCGGTACTGTGTTAgtccgctgagctaaagcctcagGCAAGGTTACTTGTCCTAACTAAACTACCTCTGTTACACCTGCACCATCATGACTGTTATTGTTAGCTCCCAGGGAATACATTATTGTTGTTATgagtagtagtggtgtgtgtgtgtgtgtgtgtgtgtgtgtgtgtgtgtgtgtgtgtgtgtgtgtgtgtgtgtgtgtgtggattaattAATGGTTGTTTAGTCCCGGTGTTTAACGACATGTTCTATCAAGAGTCAGTAACGATGTGTTCTAGAAGCAGCTCGTTAACACAGAGATGGTATTATTAATTGGACCAAACTGTACCTTCCTACTCTCCCCTCTAccccaacacacacgcacactgttaTTAATCCACAGGGAGGCTGCTGCTATAATGTATGTGCTCCGGATCACTCTCATtaacacactctctttctctcgctctcgctctctctctctctctctctctctctctctctctctgtctttgtctgtctgtctgtgtctctctgtctctgtctctctctgtctttgtctgtttgtctgtgtctctctctctgtctctctctgtctctatctctctccgtctgtctctccgcctgtctgtctctccgcctgtctgtccgcctgtctgcctgtccgcctgtctgtccgtctgtctgtctctctaaagTGTTACTTTTGCCTTCTGGTATGTAGTCTaccatttgtgtgtgtgagagagggagggaaagtgtgtgtgtattgatttcCCTATGAATGAACAGCAACCgtagctactgtagctactgtagcCTGAGGCTAAGCCATGTCTATCCTGTCCCCTGTCCATTAACACAAACACAGCAGGACAGAGTACCTACAGCTGTCCCCTGCCCTGTCCATTAACACAAACACAGCAGGACAGAGTACCTACAGCTGTCCCCTGCCCTGTCCATTAACACAAACACAGCAGGACAGAGTACCTACAGCTGTCCCCTGCCCTGTCCATTAACACAAACACAGCTGGACAGAGTACCTACAGCTGTCCCCTGCCCTGTCCATTAACACAAACACAGCAGGACAGAGTACCTACAGCTGTCCCCTGCCCTGTCCATTAACACAAACACAGCTGGACAGAGTACCTACAGCTGTCCCCTGCCCTGTCCATTAACACAAACACAGCAGGACAGAGTACCTACAGCTCTTTATTGGACAGCAGTAGAGGACATGGCCAGTTTACAGTATATTGTTGTGATATTTCATGCAAAGTGAATATGGTTGGAGTTACATTGCAGCATTGGTTCTCTAATATGTCCTATAAAGAAGGATCAGAACAAGCTATTCATATCATTCAGGTTTTCAATATAAATGTACAGTTAACTGCCAAAATGTACagctaactgccaaaataaaagaaacacttgagtaaatatgGGATACAAAGTATATATGGGATTATATATTAATCCCATATATAAATATGGGATTAATAAGTATATTaattgagttaattaagcaattaagaTCATACTTAGTCATGTATGAAttctggagcgactgagacagcgttttccaccaccatcaacaaaacaccaaatgatagAATTTCTTgttgaagaatggtgttgcatccctccaatagagttccagacacttgtagaatctatgtcaaggttcattgaagctgttctggcagctcgtggtggcccaacaccctattaagacctttatgttggtgtttcctttattttggtagttacctgtatCTATAGTTTGTGATTCTGCAGCCTACTGTGTAACTACTTTACCTTCAAAACATGGTTTCTAGCAGCTTGTTGACTGACATGCATAGATAGAAAGCTAGATAGATGCTCAGGAAGgaagtacacacgcacacacagatgaGAGATGGGACTCAGTGTGTGTGGGCGGGGGGCATAGGGAGAGGAGTGTAGACTGGTCCAACCTAGACTGGCTGTAGTAGaaggcatttccttagaatggagagatggagactagaggagtagaggGAAGAGGAAgcagttaaagggatacttcgggattttgggaatgaggccctttatctacttccccagagtcggaTGAACTTGTGGTTacaatttgtatgtctctgtgtccagtatgaaggaagttagatgtAGTTTCATGAGCCAGTGCTAACTAGcgttacccatagacttccagtcattgcccAAAATTTAGTtcgcattggctcgcaaaactacctctatcTTCCTTCATACTTTACACAGAAAAGTACACACTTTGGTATCCagagggcctcattgccaaaatccagaaGAATCCTTTAAGGTTTGTAGGTCAGGCCTGATTGAACTCCACGGAGATGCTGACCTTGTCAGCCTCCGCCCCCTCCTTGAAGGCAAGCAGGAAGTACATGACCTTGCGGACCTTTGCCAGCTCCGCGATTCGCTCCCCAAACTCCTGGATGTCCGCCTCCAGACACTTGAGGGGCGTGTCCTCCGGGTCACCAGCGTTCCGCCAGAATGTTCCGACGGGTTCAAGAAGCTGCCGGGTCATCAGGTGTGTGAGGTCAGGGGTCCAGAGCTGGGAGATCCCTGTGACGGTCACTCTGCCATGACCAATCAGAGACACCGACCAGTGGACGAACGTCAGCTTCTGATTGGAGAAGTCCAGACGGTAAATGGCCTCGTGGGGGAGGAGCAACCGCTCCCCCTCCTGTCGCTTCTGACCGCTCCGCTGCAGGGACTGGACACGCAGCTGCATTACCTAGTAACAATAATAACTATATTAATAATGTAATCATAATATAGTAATACTATAATATAACCGCACTTTTGCCCACTCTGCTGCAGAGACTGGACACACCTGCGaatcacattgtagaataataatacttttataaTAGTAGTACTATAATATGCTGGACGTACTGGATACTCAGACGCAGATACCATTCAATACAAGTCGACTCCTGAAAACTGTCCATGCATTTGTCAGTAAATAGGCTACtttgttttttttacccccttttctccccaatttcattgaatccaattggtagttagtcttgtctcatcgctgcaactcccgtacggactcgggggaggcgaaggtcgagagccgtgcgtcccccgaaacacaacccaaccaagccgcactgcttcttgacacaatgcccgcttaacccgaagccagccgcaccaaggtgtcagaggaaacaccgtggacctggcgaccgtgtcagcgtgcactgcgcccggcccaccacaggagtcgctagagcgcgatggaacaaggacatccctgccggccaaaccctcccctaacccagacgacgctgggccaattgtgcgccgccccatgggtctcccggtcgcggccggctgagACAGAGACGGGACTCGAATCCAGAATTTCTAGTGGCACAGCCagcaactgcgatgcagtgccttagaccactgcgccactcaggtgGCCCCAGATAAGCACATATTTAAGACAGTACCAAACTACTACACATAGCAGAAGCCAATTTTGAATTTTGCATGTCTACTTGAAAATACTTTTTTCTAAAGTGACTTACGGTGAAGGCATTATTACATCATTACTCAGTATATCTGACCCATGCAAGAATCAAACTTGCAACCAACTGAACCATCGATTGTGCTATTTCAACCACCAACCTAATCTTAACCACATCTCAACCTCATCTCAACCATGTGAACAGTCTTACCTCAGTGAGAGAAGTGTCCTCTGCAAAGCGTAGCTCCATGGCTGAGCCAGATGAGGGGGCCACGGCCGGGTCTGTGCCTGTCTGAGAGCTCATCTTTCTCTGATGGGGAGGGAACgaggcctgcctgtctgtctgtctggatggatgtctgtctgtgtctgcagaTAGTTTCGCtctgttcctctccccctctttctctgtctcttatgccatctctttcccctccctttcCCAGAGGGTAATATGGTTGAGTTGGTTCTCTGGTTGGGACTATTGATTGTGTGGCATGTACAGTGAGGAAGGGATGGAGAACAGaagtggggaggggggaggagggagtgtGGTGGCGCTAGGCAACAGGAAGTGATGACATCAGAAGAGGAACCAGGGATTTTCCTGAGGGCTTCTGAGAGCTGGTTGGTCATAGCTGGATGGGCTGGTTATTAATATACCCAAATGCTGGCtgtctggctagctggctggctgtgtgtgtgtgtgtgtgtgtgcgccaatgTCTGTTTGTGGTGTGTACATTTTGGTTTGGTTGTTATGATGCACTAGGTGGTTTCTTGTTTAAGTTAGCTGTGATTTTTCAGATTTGTATTGAGCAGATAGTGAGAGAGACTGGTAGTGGGGAAAGTTAGAGAGAGATTGTATCAAAGGGCAGTTGGTCGGATTTGAAGCCATGACCATACTAAAGACGTGTGCCGGAGGCTGCAGCATTACCTCTAGACCAGCCAGGCCATGCAGCTGTGACGTGTTCTGAGCATCTTATCTCCCTCCCAGGTGATCCCGGACCATAACGACCAGGAATGGAATGAGCACAAGCCGGAATCTTATGCCGGAATTTTCCACTTCCGCTTCTGGCGCTTTGGCGAATGGGTGGATGTTGTCATCGACGACCGGTTGCCCACTTCGAACGGCAACTTGGTGTATTGTCACTCCAATGACAGTAACGAGTTCTGGAGCGCCCTGGCAGAGAAGGCCTACGCCAAGTTAGTACTATAGATGGACTGTTGTGTTTGTGTAGGATTGTGTTGCttttgctgagtgtgtgtgtgtgtgtgtgtgtgtgtgtgtgtgtgtgtaggatgtaTGGGTGTTACGAGGCATTGGACGGGGGCAACACAGCGGATGCGTTGGTGGATTTTACGGGTGGCGTCTCGGAGCCCTTGGACCTACTGGAGGAAGGGTTGAGTACGGACAAGGAGAAACGCTCAACGCTGTTCGACAGAGTCCTCAAGGTCCACAACAGAGGAGGCCTCATCAGCGCCTCCATACGGGtataacacacacagatgcacgtgcgcacacacacacacacacacacacacacacacacacacacctagaatcCTGACCCTTCACCACTCCCTGCAGGCGGCCAGTTCAGCAGAGATGGAGGCTCGTCTGGCCTGTGGTCTGGTGAAGGGTCATGCCTACGCTGTGACAGATGTTAGAAAGGTCCGGCTGGGCCACGGCCTCATGGCTTACTTCAAGTCCGACAAACTCACAATGATACGACTCCGAAACCcctggggagagaaagagtggaaCGGTGCCTGGAGCGACAGGtaggttttaaaatgtttgttaTTTACCTTTAGTTATACAACAAGTCCTattgaggtcagaagacctctttCACAAGGAAGACCTGGTCTGGTAGTGGGGGAGAAGAGTGTGTGCAGAGCCGTCAATTGGGAATGACAGTCGCCATATCCTAGCTAGCTCAACACCAACAATTTAAAATAGGCTACGAAAATCATTCAAATCCCGAATTAAAAGGCAAATGCAGTTTAGTGGCGTTAACCTTCtgactttaggaccatgcggatacCTGGGAGCGGGAGGGAACGCTATTTGTATGGCTGGCTGGCTTTATGGAGAACAGAAGGCAGACATTTTACGTGcccctaaccaattgtgttttttgtttgtttatctgcgtTGTATTTTGTTATTCATTTTGTACACAATGGTGCCGCtcccgtctcttatgactgaaagaacttctagacatcaggactgcgaatACTCACCagggactagcagaatcctttgtcttctttcacgactctgacgagcccgaggtggaggatatacggctccctcgggaaccggccccgaccccagtgatctgcgtgaagaggaggcggagaaagagaggcaggagagcgggctgccttctgagaattcgaaggcgatcgaataaacccccacttccctcaattctgctagcaaacgtgccatctttggacaataaaatcgacgagttactgggaagattaaactaccaacgggacataaaaactgtaacatcttatgcttcatagagttgtggctgaacgacaacaatatcaacatatagctggctggttatacgatgtaccggcaggatagaacagctgcgtctggtaagacaaggggcggcggactatgtatttttgtaaataacagttgGTGCACTATATCTAAGGAAATATCGAGCTATTGCTACCCTGAGGTTGAGtatatcatgataagctgtacaccacactacctaccgagagagttctcatctgtattcttcatagctgtttacataccacctcagtcagaggttggcattaagatagcattgaatgagctgtattccgccataagcaaacaagaacttgtggtccccggctactaggagccttaaatacagggaaacttaaatcagttttaccaaatttctatcagcatgttaaatgtgcaaccagatggaaaagaactctggaccacctatactccacacacagagacgcatgcaaagctctccctcgccctccatttggcaaatctgaccataattccatcctgattcctgcttacaagctaaaattaaagcacgaagcaccagtgactcgatcaataaaaaagtggtcagatagtgaccgtacgtacataccccaaccagaagccatggattacaggcagcatccgcactgagctaaagtctagagctgccgctttcaaggagcgggaatctaacccggaagcttataagaaatcccgctatgccctccaacgaaccatcaaacaggcaaagtgttaatacaggactaagatcgagtcatactacactggctctgacgctagtcgatgtggcaggacttgcaaaccattacagactacaaagggaagcacagctgagagctgcccagtgacacaagcctaccagacgagctaaactacttctatgctcgcttcgaggcaaataacactgaaacatgcatgagagcaccaactgtACCGGAatactgtgtgatcacgctctccgcagccgatgtgagtaagatctttagacaggtcaacattcacaaggccgcagggccagactgattaccaggacgtgtaccgcaagcatgcgctgaccaactagcaagtgtcttcgcATTTTCAAaaactctccctgtctgagtctgtaataccaacatgttttaagcagaccaccatagtgcctgtgtccaagaacactaagttaacctgcctaaatgactaccgacccgtagcactcacatctgtagccatgaagtgctttgaaaggctggtcagggctcacatcaacaccatcatcccagaaacccaaggacactccagtttgcataccgccccaacagatccacagatgatgcaatctctattgcactccacattgccctttcccacctggacaaaaggaacacctatgtgagaatgctattcgttgactacagctcagcgttcaacaccatagtgccctcaaagctcatcaataggctaaggaccctgggactaaacacctccctctgcaactggatcctggacttcctgactggccgcccccaggtggtgagggtaggtaacaacacatccgccacgcggatcctcaacacaggggcccctcaggggtgtgtgctcagccccctcctgtactccctgttcactcatgactgcacgactccaacaccaccattcaat from Salmo trutta chromosome 26, fSalTru1.1, whole genome shotgun sequence includes the following:
- the LOC115163300 gene encoding olfactory marker protein-like is translated as MSSQTGTDPAVAPSSGSAMELRFAEDTSLTEVMQLRVQSLQRSGQKRQEGERLLLPHEAIYRLDFSNQKLTFVHWSVSLIGHGRVTVTGISQLWTPDLTHLMTRQLLEPVGTFWRNAGDPEDTPLKCLEADIQEFGERIAELAKVRKVMYFLLAFKEGAEADKVSISVEFNQA